The nucleotide sequence ATGAAAAGAACAAAACTATTTTTAGCTGTAATGTTATTCAGCAGTATAGCGATGTTACAGGCACAGGTAAAGCCAGGTTTAGAAGTGAAAATAGGAGGCAATATAGCAGGACTTTATTACGCCGATTCTTCTAATAGTGATAGAACTTTTACTCCAGGTTTTCATACGGGGGCGTTGTTCAGTTTGAACTTCCCTACTGGACTCGCTCTTGAAACAGGTTTAATGCTCAACACCAAAGGGCAAGCCTATGAGTATAAATATAAAGACGGCAAAGAAAAACAAATCAGTGAGTTGCATTACACTTATGGTTACTTAGAGATGCCTTTTTATGTAGGCTATAAACTTAAACTCAGGAATGTGAAACTCGTTTGGAAAGCAGGTCCTTATGTAGCAGCAGCTTTATGGGGCAATAGTCGTGAAGAATGGGCTTACTACAAGAAAGATAAGTTAAAGGACTATAAAGTAACCAATCGCCATTCCCTCAGCATAGGTAATCGTTCTTCTGATGATTTACGCCCTTTTGATGCAGGATTAAACTTAGCCACAGGCGTAGAAATCAAACGATTTACAGCAGGTATTCAGTACGGTATTGGTTTCAGCGATGTGCTCCCTAACCGTTCTGAGAGTACCTCAAACCAAGTGTTTAGCCTTTCAGTAGGATATAGAATATTTTAAATAGGAAAACAAAAAAATAAGAGGTCGTTTGTAATTACAAACGACCTCTTATTTTTTATTTAATTCTAAAACCTACTGCAAATACAAATACTCTGTTTTTTAAATATTCAGCTTCATTGCTGGGCAATATGTCCATTAGTCCAACACCATATTGTATACCTATTGTAAAACGCTCTACTTCTATACCTGTTCCTATGTTGAAGCCCACATCAAAAAGCTTTACATCATCTGTAGATTTACTTCCTATATGTCGCGTGTATTTCTTCTTTGACACGTGCGTAAACAAACTATCTTTGTAATGTTCCCACGTTTCACGAGTATTAGCTGCAAAATTAGTTGCTATATAAGGTCCTGCTTTCCACACAAAGCGCAACTTGCGAGCTCGCAATCTGTAAGCGATATTAAAAGGTATTTCTAAATAGTGATTGTTAAAAACTTGTTCACGCAAATAGGTTCCATCTTTTCGTTTAGATTCAGAAGGGTATTTTTTGAAATCATAGGCAAAATTCTTACCCGTATACATCAATCCTGTTTCAAGAGCTATTCCACTTGGGAAATCAGCGCTTATTAAAGTGCCTAATTGTACTCCTGCTACACTCCTCGTGTAGTAATTAGGAGCAGTGTTGTCATAAAGACCAGCACCTGTTACCCCAGCTTTGACTTCCATACCCAATGTTATTTGTGCTTGTGCAAAAGCTTGGAAAAATGTTGCAATTGCAAAAAGTAGTTTTATCTTAATCATAACTCATCAGTATTTAATTAAGGCTACAAAGATAGTGTATATTTTTCTAAAATAAAAGATTTAAGATGTAAAAATATTTGTAAAAAAACAAAAGCCTCAGCATTACGCTGAGGCTTTTGCAATTCCTAATCCTTAAAAATATGAAAAATTTCCTCTATGAAGAAGATCTCGTGGTACCTCCAGGAATCGAACCAGGGACACAAGGATTTTCAGTCCTTTGCTCTACCAACTGAGCTAAGGTACCTTCTTCCATTACGGGTGCAAAAGTAATACTATTTTCGAAACTTGCAAAATATTGAGCAAATATTTTGCAAGTTTTTTATTCTTTATTTTATAATTTACTAATATTCAGGTTTGTCTTTTGGATATTTTGCCATAAACGACTCTACTTTTTTCACCATATTTTCCGAACCACAGAAGAAAGGCACCCGCTGATGTAGCTTTGTAGGCTTGATGTCCATTATACGTCCATAACCATCTGAAGCTTTACCTCCTGCTTGCTCAGTAAGAAAAGCCATAGGATTGCACTCATAAAGCAGGCGTAATTTACCTCGTGGCGTACGTGTACCCTGCGGGTAAATATAAATCCCACCTTTAAGCATATTGCGGTGAAAATCGGAGACCAAAGAGCCTATATATCGAGAGGTATAAGGACGGTCGTCCTCTAATGCTTGGCAATATTTGATATAGTCTTTTACTCCTTGTGGAAAATGCACATAATTTCCCTCATTAATCGAATAAATATTACCATCTTTGGGATACCTCATATCAGGGTGAGAAAGGTAATAAGTACCGATAGAAGGGTCGAGTGTAAAACCGTTTACTCCGTGTCCTGTAGTGTAGACTAACATAGTAGAAAGCCCATATACCACATATCCTGCTGCCACTTGCTTCTTGCCTTCTTGCAAGAAATCTTCCAATTGCACAGGTGTACCTATGGGAGTTATACGTTTGTAGATAGAGAAGATTGTACCCACCGTTACATTTACGTCGGCGTTGCTCGAACCGTCCAGTGGGTCGATGAGCACCACATATTTGCTATTAGGACTGTTTTCAGAAGCCGTAATCGGTATAAAGAATTCGTTTTCTTCGGAAGCTATGCCACATACTACATCGCGCTGTGTAAGCGCACGGATAAAGAGATCATTAGCAAAGACGTCTAATTTCTTCTGTACTTCACCTTGGATATTCTCCTTGCCCATATCGCCTAAAATATCCTCAACAAGTCCCGCTTTATTTACTTCACGGTTTACTAACTTAGAGGCTAATTTGATAGCACTCAGCAAACGTGAGAGCTCACCTGTTGAATGCTGGAAGTCCTTCTGATTTTGAATGATGAACTCCCCTAAGGTAAGATGTGTTTTCATTTTGTTGATATTTAATGTATGATTATTGGCTAATCTAAGGGGCACTTTTCCTAATTTGCTAATTGACAAATTTACTAATCTGCCAATTTATTTAGGTAGAGTTGTATTACATTTTCTAAACCTAAATAGAGTGCTTCACAAATAAGTGCGTGCCCTATGGATACTTCCGATAAATTAGGAATATTATCTTTGAAGTACTTCACATTGTCGAGACTCAAATCGTGTCCTGCATTGAGTCCTAATCCTACTTTTTGTGCTTCTAAGGCTGCTTTTATATAAGGGGCTATTTGGGTTTTATCACCGCGAGCGTACTCACGCGCATACCTCTCAGTATAAAGCTCCACACGGTCAGCTCCTGTGGTAGCGGAAGCCGTTACCATTGCTTCCACTGGGTCTACAAAAAGAGAGGTGCGAATGCCGTTACGCTTAAACTCAGTTACTACTTCAGTTAAAAAACTTTTGTGTTTAACGGTATCCCAACCTGCATTAGAGGTAATAGCATCTTCGGCATCAGGAACAAGAGTTACTTGGGTAGGTTTTACTTGTAACACTAAATCGATGAACTTAGGGATAGGGTTGCCCTCAATATTGTACTCGGTGGTTACTACTTTTAGCAAATCGAAGGCATCTTGGTAGCGGATATGACGTTCATCGGGGCGAGGGTGAATAGTGATACCCTCGGCACCAAACTGTTGTACATCTTTGGCTACTTGTAACAAATCGGGGATATTGCCTCCACGTGCATTGCGCAAGGTGGCAATCTTATTAATGTTTACACTTAGTTTTGTCATTGTTTTTTTTGTATTATAAACTGTCTTGAGGTTGAGGTTGAGTCTCTTCCTCTTCTACTTCTTTACGAAGAATAGAATCTTTTTTGGTAGGAGTTGTCCTGTAAGCCTTAGGGTTGTATTTGGGGTCAGAGATGTTAAAGCTGGTAGTATCTTTGTCTTGTTGAGGTTTGATATTGCCTACAAGCACCTTTTTCAGTGAAGCGAGATACTCATCATTACTTTGTATTTTACCTTCTAAGGAATCTACCCTAAAGAGCAAGTTTAAAGTCTCGCGTTTGTTTTCTACGGCAGTATACCCTAAGATATACTGACGCAAAGGAGAATAGATAATCAGCACGGTGGTGAGCGTAATGAGCACAAAGGCAAACAAGGAACCAAACACAAAGATATTAAGACGACTCAAGCGGAAGGAGGTTTTCTCCTCATAAGTACTGTCGTCCATTACTACCAAGCGGTATTTACTGAGCCACTTGCGTTTCCAATATTCTTTTCTTGATTCTTTATTCGTTGCCATTATACTGATTAGTTATTCCACACTGATTACCTTTTCTATTTGAGGTACAAACTCTTTGATAGTCATTTCCACTCCGCTTTTAAGTGTGAGTTGGTTTACTGAACAGTTAGTGCAAGTACCTTCTAATCGCACTTTTACGATTTTGCCATCTTCGATATCCACTAAAGAAATATCTCCCCCATCGTTTTGCAAATAGGGACGTATCTTATCTAAAGCTTTTATTACTTCTTGTTTAAGTTCTTCTGGGTTCATTGATATTAGGTGTTAAGAGTTAAAAGATAAAAGGTAAAAGGGTAAGTATAACTCTTTTGGTTTCTTGTTACTTGCTACTGCATCCTGCCATATTGGTAATCTTGATAGCCTCAGAGGGTGGGAGGTTTTCGTTGCGAGCGACTACATTCTTCACCACTTCTTGTGCTAAGGAGTGGAAGGCTTTTGCTTGTGGACTGTCTTCTTGCAACGCTATGGGTTGCCCTGTATCGCCTGCCTCACGAACGGCTTGTACTAAGGGTATTTCGCCTAAGAAAGGCACTTTTAGTTCTCCTGCCAAGTGTTTAGCTCCTTCTTTACCAAAGATATAATACTTGTTGTTTGGCAATTCCTCAGGGGTAAAGTAAGCCATATTTTCTACGATACCCAACACAGGTACATTGATATTTTCTTGTCCGAACATTGCTACCGCACGACGAGCATCGGCAAGGGCGACAGGCTGTGGAGTGCTCACTACTACTGCCCCTGTGATAGGTAAGGCTTGCATAATGCTCAGGTGAATGTCGCCTGTACCTGGGGGAAGGTCGATGAGGAGAAAATCTAATTCGCCCCAATAAGCCTCGAAAATGAGCTGGTTAAGGGCTTTGGCTGCCATAGGACCTCTCCATATCACTGCTTGATTGGCATTGGTAAAGAACCCAATTGAGAGTATTTTTACCCCGTAGTTTTCGATGGGCTGAATAAACGATTTATCCTCAATGGTTACTGAACGCGGACGCTCGGTGGCTACATCGAACATCATAGGGATAGAGGGACCATATACATCGGCATCGAGCACACCTACTTTGAAGCCCATTTTGGCAAGTGCTGCCGCTAAGTTGGCTGTAACAGTACTCTTTCCTACGCCTCCTTTGCCTGAGGCAACGGCTATGATATTCTGAATACCTGGAATAGGTTTCCCTTTGATTTCAGTAACTTCGGGGGCGATTACTTTTACATTTACCACTACTTTGGCTTTCTCGTTTACTTCGCCGTGAATGGCTTTCATCACCTCTACTTCGGTGCGTTTTTTGGCTTGCAGACTGGGGTTGTTTATCACTACATCTACTACCACTTCATCACCGAAAACTACTATATTTTGTACAGCACCGCTATCTACCATATTTTTTCCTTCACCAGGAGTGGTAATCTTGCGGAGCGCTTCTAATACGTCTTTTTTTTGAATAATCATCTTTTTAAGTTATGAAAGCGAATCAAGGGTTGGATAGACTTACTGATTATAAACATCCCCCTGCCCCCTTCAAAGGGGGAAACGCGACGTAAAAGCAACAACGTGCTGTTAATCAATAATTATTATTTTTCAACTCTTGATTTATATTATGAGTTAAGAGTTAATAGTTAAAAGTTTTGCAAAGGTAGAACTTTAAAATGAGAAAAGCAAATTTAAAGAATTGTTTGTAGGGCGAAGAAGCGAAATTAAAGATAAGAGGAAGTATAGCTTGCGTTATAGAAATTAAACAAAAATCAGAATAAAATCAACACTGTGCCTTGTGAAATGATTATAAGGCTTCAACTTTGCCAAAGGTGCGAACCGCACACGCAAAAACTTTGGCTAAGTGTATGATAAGTAAAAAGGGGAAGACCTAAAATAGTAGTCTTCCCCTTTCTTAGAATGAGAGTATTAATTTTTTATTTTTTAGTTTTTTTCTCTAAGAGGGATATATATTTGCCATAACCTTCTTTTTCCATATCGGCTTTGGGGATAAAGCGCAATGAGGCACTGTTGATACAATAGCGCAAGCCTCCTTTATCCTTAGGTCCATCGTTAAAAACGTGACCGAGATGTGCGTTGCCTAACTTACTGCGCACTTCGGTACGAGTCATATTATGAGATTTATCGGTTTTTTCTTCTATGAGTTTTTTATCAATAGGTTTAGAGAAACTTGGCCAGCCACAGCCTGATTCGAACTTATCGGTAGAGATAAAGAGGGGTTCGCCGGTGGTAATATCCACATAAATACCTTCGCGGAACTCGTTGTAATAGGCATTGGCAAATGGGCGCTCGGTAGCGCTTTCTTGGGTAACGGCGTATTGCTCGGGGGTGAGTTGCTTACGAAGGTCGGCTTGGGAAGGCTTTTTAAAGCCTTTCTGTTTGACTGGATTGGCTTTGCGGGCTATTTCAAACAAGGCTGGTGAAATATGGCAGTAACCTTGCGGATTCTTATCTAAATACGCCTGATGATATTCTTCGGCTTTATAAAAATTCTTTAAAGGGAGCACTTCTACTACTATGGGTTTACTGTATTGTGTGGCAAGTGTGGCAATAGCTTTGTCGATAAGCGGTTTTTCGGTTTCGTTTACGTAATAGATACCTGTGCGGTATTGGGTGCCACGGTCGTTGCCTTGTTTGTTGAGAGAAGTGGGGTCGATGATTTTGAAATAGAGGTCGAGCAGTTGGTTGAGGTTGATGAGTTGAGGGTTGTAGGTTACTTTTACGGTTTCGGCAAAACCTGTATTGCCTGTACTTACTTGTTCGTAACTGGGGGCTTTGGAGAGTTTGCCATTAGCATAGCCTACTTCGGTGGCGAGAACTCCGCGAATTTGTTTAAAGAAGTGTTCGGTGCCCCAGAAGCAACCTCCTGCAAAATAGATATCAGTAGATTTTGATTTGTTTGTTTTTTTCATTTCTGCTTGTTGATGAGTTGAATTTTCGTCGTTAGTGTTAAGTGGGGTTGTTCTTTGGCTATTGCCGTTAGCACACCCTGTTGTGAAAGCTATTGCCATAAGGCAAAAAAAATAGGTTTTCATTCTTAATGATTTTTTTAATTGATGAGTTCTTGTTGATGATTTATTTTACCGCAATGGAGCTTCAAAAATAATGCCAGATTAATTAGTAAATTAGAAAATTAGAAAATGAGAGAATGAGGAAATGAGGTGCGAACCAACGGTTAATTATTCAAATCAAGGTTTCATCTCGTGGTGACTTTTTGGAATATTAACTTTGCCAAAGTTAATACCCCTAAAAATGATACCTCTGAGTTATCGAAAGGAAGCGGAAAAGTTCGGAAGTAGGTCGGGAGGGATTTTGATGAAAAAAGGGTGTAAGGAGGGTGGGGTTAGCTTATAGAGAGCTTATAGGAAGCTTATACGAATCTTGGACGATTGGTATAGGAAGGGTATGTAAAAAGTTGATTCATAATATGATACAACAAGTATAAAAATGGTAAAAACGGGGTTTCGGGGCGAAAGAAAAAGAATCCTCACCCCGTCCCTCTCCCAAGGAGAGGGGGTGTAATGACGAGTGATGAATGAGGAATGACGAACGGAATGTAATGAAAATCTCTTGCTGGCAACCTTCAAAGGGGGAGTGTAGGAACAGGAAAGACAAAGGAGAGGTGGTGGAAAGGTGTTTTTTACTGGAATTTTACAAAAAAGTCGTATAGGTTATCGGTTTCGGAAAGGTTGAGTTTTTTGCGGATACGGTAACGGGCAGTTTCAACTCCAC is from Capnocytophaga ochracea DSM 7271 and encodes:
- a CDS encoding porin family protein translates to MKRTKLFLAVMLFSSIAMLQAQVKPGLEVKIGGNIAGLYYADSSNSDRTFTPGFHTGALFSLNFPTGLALETGLMLNTKGQAYEYKYKDGKEKQISELHYTYGYLEMPFYVGYKLKLRNVKLVWKAGPYVAAALWGNSREEWAYYKKDKLKDYKVTNRHSLSIGNRSSDDLRPFDAGLNLATGVEIKRFTAGIQYGIGFSDVLPNRSESTSNQVFSLSVGYRIF
- a CDS encoding outer membrane beta-barrel protein, whose protein sequence is MIKIKLLFAIATFFQAFAQAQITLGMEVKAGVTGAGLYDNTAPNYYTRSVAGVQLGTLISADFPSGIALETGLMYTGKNFAYDFKKYPSESKRKDGTYLREQVFNNHYLEIPFNIAYRLRARKLRFVWKAGPYIATNFAANTRETWEHYKDSLFTHVSKKKYTRHIGSKSTDDVKLFDVGFNIGTGIEVERFTIGIQYGVGLMDILPSNEAEYLKNRVFVFAVGFRIK
- the fbp gene encoding class 1 fructose-bisphosphatase; this translates as MKTHLTLGEFIIQNQKDFQHSTGELSRLLSAIKLASKLVNREVNKAGLVEDILGDMGKENIQGEVQKKLDVFANDLFIRALTQRDVVCGIASEENEFFIPITASENSPNSKYVVLIDPLDGSSNADVNVTVGTIFSIYKRITPIGTPVQLEDFLQEGKKQVAAGYVVYGLSTMLVYTTGHGVNGFTLDPSIGTYYLSHPDMRYPKDGNIYSINEGNYVHFPQGVKDYIKYCQALEDDRPYTSRYIGSLVSDFHRNMLKGGIYIYPQGTRTPRGKLRLLYECNPMAFLTEQAGGKASDGYGRIMDIKPTKLHQRVPFFCGSENMVKKVESFMAKYPKDKPEY
- a CDS encoding pyridoxine 5'-phosphate synthase, whose amino-acid sequence is MTKLSVNINKIATLRNARGGNIPDLLQVAKDVQQFGAEGITIHPRPDERHIRYQDAFDLLKVVTTEYNIEGNPIPKFIDLVLQVKPTQVTLVPDAEDAITSNAGWDTVKHKSFLTEVVTEFKRNGIRTSLFVDPVEAMVTASATTGADRVELYTERYAREYARGDKTQIAPYIKAALEAQKVGLGLNAGHDLSLDNVKYFKDNIPNLSEVSIGHALICEALYLGLENVIQLYLNKLAD
- a CDS encoding NifU family protein yields the protein MNPEELKQEVIKALDKIRPYLQNDGGDISLVDIEDGKIVKVRLEGTCTNCSVNQLTLKSGVEMTIKEFVPQIEKVISVE
- a CDS encoding Mrp/NBP35 family ATP-binding protein, which produces MIIQKKDVLEALRKITTPGEGKNMVDSGAVQNIVVFGDEVVVDVVINNPSLQAKKRTEVEVMKAIHGEVNEKAKVVVNVKVIAPEVTEIKGKPIPGIQNIIAVASGKGGVGKSTVTANLAAALAKMGFKVGVLDADVYGPSIPMMFDVATERPRSVTIEDKSFIQPIENYGVKILSIGFFTNANQAVIWRGPMAAKALNQLIFEAYWGELDFLLIDLPPGTGDIHLSIMQALPITGAVVVSTPQPVALADARRAVAMFGQENINVPVLGIVENMAYFTPEELPNNKYYIFGKEGAKHLAGELKVPFLGEIPLVQAVREAGDTGQPIALQEDSPQAKAFHSLAQEVVKNVVARNENLPPSEAIKITNMAGCSSK
- the msrB gene encoding peptide-methionine (R)-S-oxide reductase MsrB, which gives rise to MKTYFFCLMAIAFTTGCANGNSQRTTPLNTNDENSTHQQAEMKKTNKSKSTDIYFAGGCFWGTEHFFKQIRGVLATEVGYANGKLSKAPSYEQVSTGNTGFAETVKVTYNPQLINLNQLLDLYFKIIDPTSLNKQGNDRGTQYRTGIYYVNETEKPLIDKAIATLATQYSKPIVVEVLPLKNFYKAEEYHQAYLDKNPQGYCHISPALFEIARKANPVKQKGFKKPSQADLRKQLTPEQYAVTQESATERPFANAYYNEFREGIYVDITTGEPLFISTDKFESGCGWPSFSKPIDKKLIEEKTDKSHNMTRTEVRSKLGNAHLGHVFNDGPKDKGGLRYCINSASLRFIPKADMEKEGYGKYISLLEKKTKK